The following proteins are encoded in a genomic region of Glycine soja cultivar W05 chromosome 17, ASM419377v2, whole genome shotgun sequence:
- the LOC114392564 gene encoding expansin-A11-like, with protein sequence MGKIMLVLGSLIGLCCFTITTYAFSPSGWTNAHATFYGGSDASGTMGGACGYGNLYATGYGTRTAALSTALFNDGASCGQCYKIICDYKSDSRWCIKGRSVTVTATNFCPPNFALPNNNGGWCNPPLKHFDMAQPAWEKIGIYRGGIVPVLFQRVPCKKHGGVRFSVNGRDYFELVLISNVGGAGSIQSVFIKGSKTGWMAMSRNWGSNWQSNAYLNGQSLSFRVTTTDGETRVFQDIVPASWTFGQTFSSPVQF encoded by the exons atgggcaAAATCATGCTTGTTTTGGGTAGCCTCATTGGATTATGCTGTTTCACAATCACTACCTATGCCTTCTCACCTTCTGGATGGACCAATGCCCATGCCACTTTTTATGGGGGTAGTGATGCTTCAGGAACTATGG GGGGAGCTTGTGGGTATGGGAATCTGTATGCAACTGGGTATGGAACTAGAACTGCAGCTTTAAGCACTgccttatttaatgatggagcTTCCTGTGGTCAGTGCTACAAAATTATATGTGATTACAAATCAGACTCTAGATGGTGCATCAAAGGAAGATCTGTAACCGTAACTGCCACAAACTTTTGCCCTCCCAATTTCGCCCTTCCTAACAACAATGGAGGCTGGTGCAACCCACCACTCAAGCATTTTGATATGGCCCAACCCGCTTGGGAAAAGATTGGTATTTACAGAGGAGGGATCGTCCCCGTGCTATTTCAAAG GGTTCCATGCAAAAAGCATGGAGGGGTTAGGTTCAGTGTGAATGGGAGGGACTACTTTGAGCTAGTATTGATCAGCAATGTGGGGGGTGCTGGATCCATCCAATCAGTGTTCATTAAAGGCTCAAAAACTGGATGGATGGCAATGTCAAGAAATTGGGGTTCTAATTGGCAATCCAATGCGTATTTGAATGGTCAATCTTTGTCCTTCAGGGTCACCACCACTGATGGAGAGACCAGAGTTTTCCAAGATATTGTTCCAGCAAGTTGGACATTCGGCCAAACTTTCTCTAGCCCAGTTCAGTTCTAA